A genome region from Trachemys scripta elegans isolate TJP31775 chromosome 2, CAS_Tse_1.0, whole genome shotgun sequence includes the following:
- the LOC117871764 gene encoding T-box transcription factor TBX1-like: protein MPEMMLMVTFLTASLSVLTSDGGPFASAPEWGSPVGAPCLLGPPPTCVRFGVPAGEGAAGLGDGVQPARKNQHVSNVSVQLEMRSLWEEFNSLGTEMIVTKAGRRMFPTFQVKLSGLDPLADYVLLMDFVPLDDKRYRYAFHSSSWLVAGRADPAAPGRVHFHPDSPAKGGQWMRQIVSFDKLKLTNNLLDDNGHIILNSMHRYQPRFHVVYVDPRRDSERFAHENFKSFTFAETQFMAVTAYQNHRITQLKIASNPFAKGFRDCEPDDW from the exons ATGCCGGAGATGATGCTGATGGTCA CATTCCTCACAGCCAGTCTGAGTGTCCTGACGTCAGACGGGGGCCCCTTCGCCTCTGCTCCTGAGTGGGGCAGCCCCGtgggggctccctgcctgctggggcCCCCGCCGACCTGCGTCAGGTTTGGTgtccctgctggggagggggccgCGGGGCTCGGGGACGGTGTCCAGCCGGCCAGGAAGAACCAGCACGTGTCCAACGTGTCCGTGCAACTGGAGATGCGGAGCCTGTGGGAGGAATTCAACAGCCTGGGCACCGAGATGATTGTCACCAAAGCAGGGAG GAGGATGTTCCCCACCTTCCAGGTGAAGCTCTCGGGGCTGGACCCGCTGGCCGACTACGTGCTGCTCATGGACTTCGTGCCCCTGGACGACAAGCGATACAG ATATGCCTTCCACAGCTCCTCGTGGCTGGTGGCTGGCAGAGCGGATCCGGCTGCGCCCGGCCGAGTCCACTTCCACCCCGACTCGCCCGCCAAGGGGGGCCAGTGGATGAGGCAGATCGTCTCCTTCGACAAGCTCAAACTCACCAACAACCTGCTGGACGACAACGGCCAC ATCATCCTGAACTCCATGCACCGGTACCAGCCCCGCTTCCATGTGGTGTACGTGGACCCGCGCCGGGACAGCGAGCGCTTCGCCCACGAGAACTTCAAATCCTTCACCTTCGCGGAGACCCAGTTCATGGCGGTGACGGCCTACCAGAACCACCGG atcACACAGCTGAAAATCGCCAGTAACCCCTTTGCCAAGGGGTTCCGGGACTGCGAGCCAGACGACTGGTAa